A region from the Sphaerodactylus townsendi isolate TG3544 linkage group LG01, MPM_Stown_v2.3, whole genome shotgun sequence genome encodes:
- the WDR74 gene encoding WD repeat-containing protein 74, translating to MASPARNSHVWVGSETGILKGINLQKKQATNYKLGDSVLSRHEAVTTMCWGDPYESEIFVGCLDGSVKLFSTEKGKFIESRECREGEGPFCGLAVLDGSLITCRQSGLLKVWRDSSSENVEIQVGPGVCRMRQNPEQVHHVATGGKENCLKVWDLHQLQEPIFRAKNVRNDWLDLRVPIWDRDMQFLPGSEKIVTCTGYHQVRVYDPSVPQRRPVLETTFGEYPLTALSLTSDGNAVVVGSSRGDVAVIDLRQGRLLKCLKGFAGSVRDIQCHPVLPMVASCGLDRFLRIHNLNHKRLEHKVYLKSRLNCLLLSSREKWEDEGVDSSTDLQSDVKEEEEDDEIWNSMEVVATKRKAELQPCSESGNEEPPKDKPLKKQKKIRKAES from the exons ATGGCGTCGCCTGCTCGAAATAGCCACGTGTGGGTGGGATCCGAGACAGGCATATTGAAAG GCATCAACCTGCAAAAGAAACAGGCTACAAACTATAAGTTGGGGGATTCAGTGCTCAGTCGACATGAAGCTGTTACCACCATGTGTTGGGGGGATCCTTATGAATCTGAG ATCTTTGTGGGATGCCTTGATGGATCAGTCAAGTTATTTAGCACTGAGAAGGGGAAGTTTATTGAGTCACGAGAGTGTCGAGAAGGCGAGGGACCTTTCTGTGGCCTTGCTGTACTTGATGG CTCCCTCATCACCTGCAGGCAGTCTGGCTTGCTGAAAGTGTGGCGGGACAGTTCATCGGAAAAT GTGGAGATTCAGGTGGGCCCTGGCGTGTGCCGCATGCGCCAGAATCCTGAACAGGTGCACCATGTGGCCACTGGCGGGAAGGAGAACTGCCTCAAAGTTTGGGATCTACACCAACTGCAGGAGCCCATCTTCAGAGCCAAAAAT GTGCGGAACGACTGGCTGGATCTGAGGGTGCCCATCTGGGACCGGGACATGCAGTTCCTGCCTGGATCTGAGAAAATTGTTACCTGTACTGGGTATCACCAG GTCCGCGTTTATGACCCCAGCGTCCCACAGCGCCGCCCTGTGTTGGAGACCACCTTTGGCGAGTACCCGCTCACCGCCCTCTCATTGACTTCTGACGGAAA tgCTGTAGTCGTGGGCAGCTCACGAGGGGATGTGGCAGTCATCGATCTGCGACAAG GACGGTTATTGAAGTGCCTCAAGGGCTTTGCTGGGAGTGTCCGTGACATCCAGTGTCACCCTGTGCTGCCGATGGTGGCCTCGTGTGGGCTAGACCGCTTCCTTCGCATCCACAACTTAAACCATAAGCGCTTGGAACATAAG GTCTATCTGAAATCTCGGCTGAACTGCCTGCTGCTGAGTAGCAGAGAGAAGTGGGAG GACGAGGGCGTAGACTCttccactgatctccagagtgacgtgaaggaggaggaggaagacgatgAAATCTGGAACTCCATGGAAGTGGTGGCCACAAAGCGGAAAGCGGAACTGCAGCCATGCTCAGAGTCAGGGAATGAAGAACCCCCAAAGGACAAGCCCttgaaaaagcagaagaaaattaGAAAAGCAGAATCCTGA
- the LOC125441685 gene encoding uncharacterized protein LOC125441685, whose translation MDHHWLCLLFALVTAASNNVGGDVPVTEVPVARRWAPCLQDENTELQEGPLAVPKFSTCMLRCAAQAMLGIVTTKPSTWLKLNEGREGEDHEFCWMLHLRCKKGEKLTKAFILLNLEQPPDGGQQPPYRLLLTSPPSLRQYVQARRGVTRLISREACGMRFDVTEPFRSAEGGQDAEMCVKAICPADDTCSSMSLAFRCPPFLATLWRSVPRPDG comes from the exons ATGGATCACCACTGGCTATGCCTATTGTTTGCTCTGGTTACAGCTGCTTCCAACAACGTGGGAGGTGACGTGCCTGTGACAGAGGTTCCCGTTGCCCGCCGGTGGGCACCATGCCTGCAGGACGAGAACACAGAACTGCAGGAGGGACCCCTGGCCGTGCCCAAGTTCAGCACTTGCATGCTACGTTGTGCTGCCCAAGCCATGCTCGGGATAGTCACCACCAAGCCCAGCACCTGGCTGAAACTCAACGAAGGCAGGGAAG GTGAAGATCATGAGTTTTGTTGGATGCTGCATCTCCGCTGCAAGAAGGGAGAAAAGCTCACCAAAGCCTTCATCCTTCTAAATTTGGAACAGCCTCCAGATGGAGGTCAGCAACCGCCCTACCGGTTGCTCCTCACTTCTCCTCCCTCACTACGCCAGTATGTGCAAGCTCGCCGTGGCGTCACACGGCTGATTTCAAGGGAAGCCTGCGGCATGCGCTTTGATGTGACTGAGCCCTTCCGCAGTGCCGAAGGGGGACAGGATGCTGAGATGTGTGTCAAGGCCATCTGTCCTGCGGATGATACCTGCAGCAGCATGTCATTGGCATTCCGGTGCCCACCTTTCCTGGCCACATTGTGGCGTAGCGTACCTCGGCCTGACGGCTAG